In Musa acuminata AAA Group cultivar baxijiao chromosome BXJ2-3, Cavendish_Baxijiao_AAA, whole genome shotgun sequence, the following proteins share a genomic window:
- the LOC135607598 gene encoding probable histidine kinase 2, whose protein sequence is MGSDWEIRQVEEPGFLACYVGVKSPSTTSETTSETTSAPSAPFFLTGDAPSGPARGRAPATSASIAPFLLTGVAPSAPAPSTPPVEERGHLCPERPLLPHRDAPSGTSRGRAWATSASIAPFFLTGEAPSAPSAPFFLTGDAPSGPARERARATSASIAPFFLTVEAPSAPPQAPHLWKNAATSAPSAPFFLTATPPLALPVEERGLRLPQPQPGARPDHVASLRRLDPPGFGFLDFLLVTDQQENMNTYRVVRQSWILYPLLLLMMGISVLVLVILTSQIVEHTMEDANEETLEALVSQIKDHSNFLLQANTFTYEAAKALSWEENLSSFFTSGSKIVPQLYVPFLMEQWVAQISYIEPRGILFSYYRDGNQSYNLFTNVSNTSDDFFAYSWCTQALDGETGKPYGKIVCFQPGQSNDSKDASNGRKGEASWGVGWGNAKEQMLLFTAPVAKSGILSLGVPLRSLRDSISRINLQGGCFHLAVEGHIIAQNGPPHTHFVYNNSMMSVLVMDENDTNVLKEYDSFACHDNTSIRPSNTNYLWISGKRYQLDCFLLNVSGVQLVYTVTLPDKEVVPLFQKTKIAIVLLVLFMILGTILGSYVMLQLLQRAQLHETFLRADLIKQKGIIQQAERKSMNKSLAFASASHDIRTSLAGITGLIEICRSDTPQNSELSRNLEQMNGCVSKLLGILNSVLDISKIEAGKMQLEEIEFDIAQVLEESVDIFHVVALKKGLEVIWDPCDCSILLSSNIKGDCRRLKQIIDNLLGNAVKFTSDGHVVLRAWAKKPSLENLICSSQNFCNSRNAFNPLLRWISKDKRDQSLIQNDNSLIEIVIEVDDTGMGIPKEKRASVFENYVQVKESSNRDYEGTGLGLGIVQSYVRLMGGEIKIQDKDPSERGTCFRFNIFLKSSDLEDQEKDEKSSILCIESSTQIIQSNARTLAFRRGLSIEGIHSLLMVEGDETKRIMQRWMQNLRVKVWTINHPELLYPTLEKIKDNFNISGKFDTKSLVNFLNTTTSYESSKEKEDIEMDNVLPSTNKEFKNDSGGLGIYWLIVVELIHANFSEIVSALKNFTDKVPRSHYKIVWLLNSNAPGEDLRRSKEVPCDLILQKPIHGSRLYLLLRFLQNFGRENEDLILDERQQYGESNSFMESDKFVVNSSILRSNQHANQIFGSKDSLKDEKPLKGMNILLVEDVSTLRHVATTMLARLGATIKSSENGLDALNLIRDALKELSHAHERDTEMGESKRFYYDIIIMDCEMPIMNGYEATRQIRQEERNYDLHIPIIALTAHATSEEENKSILSGMDFHLTKPIQARELIHAITTICQ, encoded by the exons ATGGGGTCGGACTGGGAGATCAGGCAAGTGGAGGAACCTG GATTTCTTGCCTGTTACGTCGGCGTTAAATCTCCGTCGACCACGAGCGAGACCACGAGCGAGACCACCTCTGCCCCGAGCGCCCCCTTCTTCCTCACCGGCGACGCCCCCTCTGGCCCCGCCCGTGGAAGAGCGCCGGCCACGTCTGCCTCGATCGCCCCGTTCCTCCTGACCGGCGTAGCGCCCTCTGCCCCCGCCCCGAGCACCCCACCTGTGGAAGAACGCGGCCACCTCTGCCCCGAGCGCCCCCTTCTTCCTCACCGCGACGCCCCCTCTGGCACTTCCCGTGGAAGAGCGTGGGCCACGTCTGCCTCAATCGCCCCGTTCTTCCTGACCGGCGAAGCGCCCTCTGCCCCGAGCGCCCCCTTCTTCCTCACCGGCGACGCCCCCTCTGGCCCCGCCCGTGAAAGAGCGCGGGCCACGTCTGCCTCGATCGCCCCGTTCTTCCTGACCGTCGAAGCGCCCTCTGCCCCGCCCCAAGCACCCCACCTGTGGAAGAACGCGGCCACCTCTGCCCCGAGCGCCCCCTTCTTCCTCACCGCGACGCCCCCTCTGGCACTTCCCGTGGAAGAGCGCGGGCTACGTCTGCCTCAGCCCCAGCCCGGAGCGCGCCCAGACCACGTCGCAAGTCTCCGACGTCTTGATCCTCCAGGTTTTGGGTTTTTGGATTTCCTTCTCGTTACAGAC CAACAGGAGAACATGAACACGTATAGGGTTGTTCGTCAAAGTTGGATTCTTTATCCTCTG TTGTTGTTGATGATGGGCATTAGCGTGCTCGTCTTGGTGATTCTCACGAGTCAGATAGTTGAGCACACGATGGAAGATGCCAATGAAGAAACACTCGAAGCATTAGTCTCGCAAATCAAAGATCACTCCAACTTCTTGCTCCAGGCAAACACATTCACGTACGAAGCAGCCAAGGCTCTTAGCTGGGAGGAGAACTTGTCTTCCTTCTTCACTTCAGGGAGCAAG ATAGTTCCACAACTGTACGTGCCATTTCTGATGGAGCAATGGGTCGCACAGATATCTTATATCGAGCCACGGGGAATTCTTTTCTCTTATTATCGTGATGGAAATCAAAGTTACAATTTGTTCACTAACGTATCAAATACTTCTGATGATTTCTTTGCCTATTCGTGGTGCACTCAAGCATTAGATGGAGAAACTGGTAAACCATATGGGAAGATTGTCTGTTTTCAACCAGGTCAGTCGAATGACTCCAAAGATGCATCGAATGGTAGGAAAGGAGAGGCTTCATGGGGAGTTGGGTGGGGAAATGCCAAGGAGCAAATGCTACTTTTTACAGCTCCAGTTGCTAAGAGTGGGATTCTGTCACTGGGAGTTCCTCTAAGAAGTTTGAGAGATTCTATTTCAAGGATCAATCTTCAAGGTGGATGCTTTCACTTGGCTGTAGAAGGGCATATCATTGCACAAAACGGGCCTCCTCATACTCATTTTGTTTACAATAATAGCATGATGTCAGTTCTTGTGATGGATGAGAACGATACCAATGTATTAAAAGAGTACGATAGCTTTGCATGTCATGATAATACTTCCATCCGGCCATCAAACACAAATTACTTGTGGATTTCGGGTAAGAGATATCAGCTTGATTGCTTTCTGCTAAATGTTTCTGGAGTCCAACTG GTATATACAGTAACTCTTCCTGACAAAGAAGTTGTACCATTATTCCAGAAAACAAAGATTGCTATCGTTTTATTGGTGTTGTTTATGATTCTTGGGACAATTCTTGGGAGCTACGTGATGCTACAATTGCTTCAAAGAGCACAATTACATGAGACTTTTTTGCGAGCTGATCTCATCAAGCAAAAAGGGATCATACAGCAAGCAGAAAGAAAAAGTATGAACAAGAGTTTAGCATTTGCTAGTGCTAGCCACGATATACGTACGTCTCTTGCGGGAATCACTGGTCTGATAGAAATATGCCGTAGTGATACTCCTCAAAATTCTGAATTATCTCGAAATTTGGAGCAAATGAATGGCTGTGTATCAAAACTTCTCG gtATTCTAAATTCTGTACTTGATATAAGTAAAATCGAAGCAGGAAAAATGCAACTAgaagaaattgaatttgatattGCACAAGTTCTTGAAGAATCGGTCGATATTTTTCATGTTGTAGCCCTTAAaaagggtttggaggttatttgggATCCTTGTGATTGCTCTATTCTTTTATCTAGCAACATCAAAGGGGATTGCAGACGACTTAAGCAAATCATCGATAATTTATTGGGCAATGCTGTGAAGTTTACATCCGATGGACATGTTGTCTTGCGTGCATGGGCTAAAAAGCCAAGCTTAGAAAATCTCATATGTTCTTCTCAGAATTTTTGCAACTCAAGGAATGCATTTAATCCTCTATTAAGATGGATATCTAAAGATAAAAGAGATCAAAGTCTCATTCAAAATGATAATAGCCTCATCGAAATTGTCATTGAGGTAGATGATACAGGTATGGGGATCCCTAAGGAGAAAAGAGCTTCTGTGTTTGAGAATTATGTGCAAGTTAAAGAATCATCTAACAGAGATTACGAAGGCACTGGTTTGGGACTTGGGATAGTTCAATCTTAT gtGCGTCTTATGGGTGGCGAAATCAAAATTCAAGATAAAGATCCAAGTGAAAGGGGAACTTGTTTTAGATTTAATATATTTCTAAAATCAAGTgacttagaagaccaagaaaaaGATGAAAAATCTAGTATATTGTGCATCGAGTCAAGTACTCAGATTATACAATCAAATGCTCGAACTTTGGCATTCAGAAGAGGTCTATCAATAGAAGGGATTCATTCGCTACTTATGGTCGAAGGTGATGAAACAAAAAGAATAATGCAAAGATGGATGCAAAACTTAAGAGTAAAAGTATGGACAATTAATCATCCGGAGCTTCTTTATCCTACACTTGAGAAGATCaaggataattttaatatttcaggtaAATTTGATACAAAGTCACTTGTCAATTTCTTGAATACGACGACATCTTATGAGTCAAGCAAGGAGAAAGAAGATATTGAGATGGATAATGTTCTACCTTCAACCAATAAGGAATTTAAGAATGACTCTGGAGGTCTCGGTATTTATTGGTTAATTGtcgttgaattaattcatgcaaaTTTTTCGGAGATAGTATCGGCCTTAAAGAATTTCACGGACAAGGTTCCTAGAAGTCATTATAAAATTGTTTGGTTGCTTAATTCGAATGCTCCCGGtgaagatttgagaagatctaaaGAAGTACCATGTGATCTTATACTACAAAAGCCAATTCATGGATCTCGTTTATACTTGCTTTTGAGATTTCTGCAAAACTTTGGAAGAGAAAATGAAGATCTTATTCTCGATGAAAGGCAGCAATATGGTGAATCAAATTCTTTTATGGAAAGTGATAAATTTGTAGTGAATTCTTCGATTCTTCGATCCAATCAACATGCTAATCAAATATTTGGATCCAAGGACAGTTTGAAAGATGAAAAACCACTAAAAGGTATGAATATTTTGCTTGTTGAGGATGTATCTACCTTACGTCATGTGGCTACAACCATGCTTGCTCGTCTCGGTGCAACCATCAAGTCTTCTGAGAATGGATTGGATGCCTTAAACTTGATTCGTGATGCTTTAAAGGAATTGAGTCATGCACATGAAAGGGATACTGAAATGGGAGAGTCAAAGCGCTTTTATTATGATATCATTATTATGGATTGCGag ATGCCAATTATGAACGGTTATGAGGCAACAAGACAAATACGTCAAGAGGAAAGAAATTATGATCTTCATATCCCAATCATCGCACTTACCGCTCATGCTACATCTGAGGAGGAAAATAAGTCAATATTGTCGGGGATGGACTTTCATTTGACGAAACCAATACAAGCTAGAGAGTTAATACATGCTATCACCACAATTTGTCAGTGA
- the LOC103979058 gene encoding uncharacterized protein LOC103979058, giving the protein MGLPTLSDSMASPNLQIWNNAAFDDGSASKATSSHPPTARSVSTNPCGSSLDLDPSKENRSPDSAKPLAAHKKPAARVAFREDDKSIDEEIEKIEGEIAGLQSRLEALRVKKAENSSTAAEAVGRMRGRIVPAKFMDLKQGTPPMPASKRMEPSPVASAGLRRRGLSLGPLEILATPAKSLDPKRTAAKNLWPSALKNKTQESPAPSAKVDRRGLSLGPLEIHESFTLDQPHKASGTPLRSVQSCKKPSSQKLQDSKEVKGATKERGKSLSPKPRPPATAAKKTASDAKKAAGTPATVRLRQRSVSLGPAEIASNARSCRPNNPHQDGEKTTKTDKLPRHGSSMSPKSRQPSTTAAKKPAKEDQTLGGVRPKALFQENSSTSSCKRPSKTAKVRVVPSRYSLASTRTVGDEPGCKRRKWSLPELGKEKTRGPRRRSSGPALDCKRSQGSDLSEDQVMMDSKIPDNLDAEVSCPSLVQESPPSVMKIAETLPKIKTLRCNTESPRDSGCVKRAVELVGRKSYFAVAEGEELSSPCEALNFHEHM; this is encoded by the coding sequence ATGGGTCTCCCCACGCTTTCAGACTCCATGGCCTCCCCGAACCTCCAGATCTGGAACAACGCCGCCTTCGACGATGGCTCTGCGTCGAAGGCGACGTCGTCCCATCCTCCTACTGCCCGATCGGTCTCCACCAATCCCTGCGGATCATCGCTCGACCTCGATCCCTCCAAGGAGAACCGGAGCCCGGACTCCGCCAAGCCTCTCGCGGCGCACAAGAAGCCGGCGGCGAGAGTGGCATTCAGGGAGGACGACAAGAGCATCGACGAAGAGATCGAGAAGATCGAGGGGGAGATCGCGGGGCTGCAGTCGAGGCTGGAGGCGCTTCGTGTCAAGAAGGCGGAGAATAGCTCGACGGCGGCCGAGGCCGTCGGGCGGATGCGCGGGAGGATCGTGCCCGCTAAGTTCATGGACCTGAAACAGGGAACTCCGCCCATGCCCGCGTCGAAGAGAATGGAGCCGTCTCCGGTGGCGAGCGCCGGGCTTCGTCGCAGAGGGTTGAGCCTGGGACCGTTGGAGATCCTGGCCACCCCCGCGAAGTCTCTCGACCCGAAACGGACCGCAGCGAAAAATCTCTGGCCCTCGGCCTTGAAGAATAAGACCCAAGAGTCTCCGGCGCCAAGTGCGAAGGTCGATCGTCGAGGCCTCAGTCTCGGACCATTGGAGATCCACGAGAGTTTCACACTGGATCAACCGCATAAGGCTAGTGGAACCCCTCTTAGATCGGTTCAGAGTTGCAAGAAACCGAGCTCTCAGAAGCTCCAAGACAGCAAAGAAGTGAAAGGGGCGacaaaagaaagggggaagagcTTGAGCCCTAAACCTCGGCCACCGGCCACAGCAGCCAAAAAGACGGCATCCGATGCGAAGAAGGCGGCAGGGACTCCAGCCACAGTCAGGCTCCGGCAGAGGAGTGTCAGTCTTGGGCCTGCCGAGATAGCCAGCAACGCCCGCTCTTGTAGGCCGAACAATCCCCACCAAGACGGGGAGAAAACCACGAAGACGGATAAGCTACCGAGACACGGTTCGAGCATGAGCCCTAAATCTCGACAGCCATCAACCACGGCAGCTAAGAAGCCAGCAAAGGAGGACCAGACTTTGGGCGGTGTGAGACCCAAAGCGCTCTTCCAGGAGAACAGCAGCACAAGTTCTTGTAAAAGGCCATCAAAGACTGCTAAAGTGAGAGTTGTCCCCAGCCGTTATAGTTTGGCGAGCACTCGGACCGTCGGTGATGAGCCCGGATGCAAGCGCCGCAAGTGGTCATTGCCTGAATTAGGCAAGGAGAAGACTAGAGGTCCGCGGAGAAGATCGTCTGGGCCTGCACTTGACTGTAAGAGAAGCCAAGGATCAGATCTATCAGAGGATCAAGTGATGATGGATTCAAAGATCCCGGATAATTTGGATGCAGAGGTGAGCTGCCCATCATTGGTTCAAGAATCCCCTCCATCCGTCATGAAGATCGCTGAGACACTACCAAAGATAAAAACTTTGAGATGCAACACCGAGAGCCCTCGTGATTCTGGATGCGTAAAGAGAGCCGTTGAACTGGTTGGGAGGAAGTCATATTTTGCTGTGGCAGAGGGCGAGGAACTGAGTTCGCCTTGCGAGGCACTGAACTTTCACGAGCATATGTAG
- the LOC103979567 gene encoding G-type lectin S-receptor-like serine/threonine-protein kinase At4g03230 has protein sequence MAGSKGFVEAGESDQGLELPLMKPEDILFATNSFSDSNKLGKGGLGIDYKGKLPGGQEIAVKRLVSGRSRQGVVMEFKTGRSDHQATAQELGCCIHGEEKLLVYYEYMPNKSLDLFLFGLFLKMAHSVDHS, from the exons ATGGCTGGCTCGAAAGGATTTGTGGAAGCTGGGGAGTCTGATCAAGGTTTGGAACTTCCATTGATGAAGCCTGAGGACATACTGTTTGCCACCAACAGCTTCTCTGATTCAAATAAGCTTGGAAAAGGAGGGCTTGGCATAGATTACAAG GGTAAGCTTCCTGGGGGACAAGAAATTGCTGTCAAAAGACTTGTTAGTGGAAGATCCAGGCAAGGTGTAGTAATGGAGTTCAAGACAGGTCGTTCTGATCACCAAGCTACAGCACAGGAACTTGGCTGCTGCATCCATGGCGAAGAGAAGCTCCTGGTCTATTATGAGTACATGCCCAACAAAAGCTTGGACTTGTTCCTCTTTGGTCTGTTCCTTAAGATGGCTCACTCTGTCGATCATTCTTGA
- the LOC135608099 gene encoding vesicle-associated protein 4-2-like gives MAIADGKEDGKGWGIFRLRFFGGGGGGGGGAGSSSSNSSSTLSLTHHRHSRSSGRSQMGQVYRGAAAAPAARRNPGASSISSVAWSLLPTRRRLRLDPTSKLYFPYEPGKQVRSAVRIKNTSKSHVAFKFQTTAPKSCFMRPPGGILSPGESIIATVFKFVEQPENNERPLDQKSNVKFKIVSLKVNGPVEYVPELFDEQKDHVSVEQILRVVFLDPDRPCSQMEKLKRQLAEAEAAVEARKKPPEDTGPRIVGEGLVIDEWKERRERYLARQQVEGVDSV, from the exons ATGGCGATCGCCGACGGCAAGGAGGATGGGAAGGGGTGGGGAATCTTCCGGCTGCGCTTCTTTGGCGGTGGGGGAGGAGGCGGAGGTGGTGCTGGCTCGTCCTCCTCGAACTCATCGTCGACGCTTAGCTTGACGCACCACCGCCACTCCCGCTCGTCGGGGCGGAGCCAGATGGGGCAGGTGTATCGAGGAGCCGCTGCGGCGCCGGCGGCAAGGCGCAACCCCGGTGCGAGCTCGATCTCCTCGGTGGCCTGGTCGTTGCTGCCAACCAGGCGCCGCTTACGGCTGGATCCGACCTCCAAGCTCTACTTCCCTT aTGAACCTGGAAAACAGGTTCGAAGTGCAGTCAGGATAAAGAACACCAGCAAATCACATGTGGCATTTAAG TTTCAAACAACTGCACCAAAGAGCTGTTTCATGCGTCCTCCTGGAGGGATTCTTTCCCCAGGGGAGAGTATCATTGCAACTG TTTTCAAGTTTGTCGAGCAGCCAGAGAATAATGAGAGGCCACTGGATCAAAAGAGCAACGTTAAGTTTAAGATCGTTAGTCTGAAGGTGAATGGGCCTGTGGAATATGTACCAGAGCTA TTTGATGAACAGAAGGATCATGTTTCAGTAGAGCAAATTCTGCGGGTAGTTTTCTTGGACCCTGATCGACCTTGCTCT CAAATGGAGAAGTTGAAGAGGCAGCTCGCCGAAGCTGAGGCGGCAGTTGAGGCACGTAAGAAGCCTCCAGAAGACACGGGTCCTCGTATTGTTGGAGAAGGACTGGTTATAGATGAATGG AAGGAAAGAAGGGAAAGGTATCTTGCACGGCAGCAGGTTGAAGGGGTGGATTCAGTGTAA
- the LOC103979059 gene encoding external alternative NAD(P)H-ubiquinone oxidoreductase B2, mitochondrial — protein sequence MVKDRKARPKTAFSALNVSPPLGISFPNSFSPRWRMRFAAFFLDGAARAYRHRPTFSKLVLVFAASGGGLVAYADARAEAAAESPGVAPKKKVVVLGTGWAGTTFVKNIDSSSYDVQVISPRNYFAFTPLLPSVTCGTVEPRSIVEPIRKIITKKGGEIKFWEAECFKIDPENKKVYCRSDIGTNLEGNGEFLVDYDYLVIAVGARANTFNTPGVVEHCHFLKEVEDAQKIRRSVMDCFERATLPDLDEEEKKRTLHFVVVGGGPTGVEFAAELHDFVSEDLAKLYPTIQDLVKITVVEHGEHILTMFDKRISKFAEEKFQRDGIELKTGFKVVKVSDKTITMENALHGESSVPYGMAVWSTGIGTRPVILDFMKQIGQGNRRALATDEWLRVRECENVCAIGDCATMSQRKVMEDIMEIFRFADKDNSGTLTVKEIQDVLEDICIRYPQVELYLKNKQMSDIVDLIKASKGDVKKEALELNIEEFKNALANVDSLVKNLPATAQVAAQQGHYLARCFNRMKDSEEKPEGPQRITKMGRHRFLPFRYKHFGQFAPLGGEQTAAQLPGDWISIGHSTQWLWYSIYASKQVSWRTRALVISDWTRRFIFGRDSSRI from the exons ATGGTTAAAGACAGGAAAGCACGACCGAAGACCGCCTTCTCTGCTCTCAACGTTTCCCCTCCTCTTGGGATCTCCTTCCCTAACTCTTTCTCGCCTCGCTGGAGGATGCGATTCGCCGCCTTCTTCCTCGACGGCGCCGCCCGCGCCTACCGCCACCGCCCCACCTTCTCCAAGCTCGTCCTCGTCTTCGCCGCCAG TGGTGGGGGTCTCGTAGCGTATGCTGACGCAAGAGCAGAAGCTGCTGCCGAGTCGCCGGGCGTTGCTCCCAAGAAGAAGGTGGTGGTGCTTGGAACTGGCTGGGCTGGCACTACTTTCGTGAAGAATATTGATAGCTCCTCGTACGATGTGCAAGTGATATCGCCTCGGAACTACTTTGCATTCACGCCTTTGCTGCCGAGCGTGACATGCGGAACGGTGGAACCCCGCAGCATCGTCGAACCGATACGCAAGATCATAACAAAG AAAGGTGGAGAAATTAAATTCTGGGAAGCTGAGTGCTTCAAGATCGATCCAGAGAACAAGAAGGTATACTGCAGGAGCGATATCGGAACAAATTTGGAGGGAAATGGTGAATTTCTTGTTGATTACGACTACTTGGTGATAGCGGTTGGAGCAAGGGCAAATACATTCAACACCCCTGGTGTGGTGGAACATTGTCATTTCTTGAAG GAAGTTGAGGATGCTCAAAAGATTCGTAGAAGTGTGATGGACTGTTTTGAAAGGGCCACTCTTCCAGACCTcgatgaagaagagaagaagagaactcttcattttgttgttgttggtggtggTCCAACTGGTGTTGAATTTGCAGCAGAGTTGCATGACTTTGTCTCTGAAGATTTGGCTAAGTTATACCCGACCATTCAGGACCTAGTGAAGATAACAGTCGTTGAACATGGAGAGCACATCTTGACCAT GTTTGACAAAAGGATCAGTAAATTTGCTGAAGAGAAGTTTCAAAGAGATGGAATTGAACTAAAAACAGGATTTAAGGTTGTGAAGGTGTCTGATAAAACAATTACTATGGAGAACGCATTGCATGGAGAGAGTTCTGTACCATATGGAATGGCTGTTTGGTCAACTGGTATTGGAACTCGTCCTGTCATATTGGATTTCATGAAACAAATTGGTCAG GGTAATAGGCGTGCATTAGCTACTGATGAATGGCTGAGAGTCCGTGAGTGTGAAAATGTTTGTGCTATCGGTGACTGTGCTACAATGAGCCAAAGAAAAGTCATG GAAGATATCATGGAAATCTTTAGATTTGCGGACAAGGATAATTCAGGAACTTTAACTGTGAAAGAGATCCAAGATGTTCTAGAAGATATTTGCATAAGGTATCCTCAAGTTGAACTCTATCTGAAAAACAAGCAAATGAGCGACATAGTTGATTTGATAAAGGCTTCAAAAGGTGATGTTAAGAAGGAAGCTTTAGAACTTAACATAGAAGAGTTCAAAAATGCTCTTGCTAATGTGGATTCGCTGGTCAAAAATCTTCCTGCAACAGCTCAG GTTGCTGCACAACAAGGGCACTATCTTGCTAGATGTTTTAACAGAATGAAGGATTCTGAAGAGAAACCAGAAGGTCCACAGCGGATAACAAAAATGGGCCGTCATCGCTTTCTTCCCTTTAG ATATAAGCATTTTGGGCAATTTGCTCCTTTGGGCGGAGAACAAACAGCCGCACAACTCCCAGGAGATTGGATCTCTATTGGACATAGTACCCAATGGCTATGGTACTCAATATATGCAAG CAAGCAAGTCAGCTGGCGCACAAGGGCACTGGTAATATCCGACTGGACGAGGCGATTCATATTTGGGAGGGACTCGAgccgcatatag
- the LOC103979056 gene encoding uncharacterized protein LOC103979056 has translation MGVKQCELCDRPARMLCESDQASLCWECDARVHGANFLVARHTRCLLCRSCQSPTPWRAEGARLGPTVTVCERCAAADGAEDGDGGQGKGCGVDDEGGEGKEEEREVDEDDDEEDDGEEDTDADADEDEGDDDDDEGENQVVPWSMTPPPVASSSSGEESGRMGNGGGFLKRMRENVDLGVSQEATYRALTPAAANDEATSFGSASRSSNDRKRPALLRPSTAEPSVS, from the exons ATGGGGGTGAAGCAGTGCGAGCTGTGCGATCGGCCGGCGAGGATGCTGTGTGAGTCGGACCAGGCGAGCCTGTGCTGGGAGTGCGATGCCAGGGTCCACGGCGCCAATTTCCTGGTGGCACGCCACACCAGATGCCTCCTCTGCCGGAGCTGCCAGTCGCCCACGCCATGGCGGGCGGAAGGTGCCAGACTGGGCCCCACCGTCACCGTCTGCGAGCGGTGTGCCGCTGCCGATGGCGCGGAGGACGGCGACGGAGGCCAGGGGAAAGGATGCGGCGTTGACGACGAGGGGGGAGAGGGGAAAGAGGAAGAACGGGAGGTGGATGAGGACGATGACGAAGAGGACGATGGAGAGGAGGATACGGACGCGGACGCGGACGAGGACGAgggggacgacgacgacgacgaggggGAGAACCAGGTGGTGCCGTGGTCGATGACGCCGCCCCCTGTGGCCAGCTCgtcgagcggcgaggagtcgggTCGGATGGGGAATGGCGGTGGCTTCTTGAAGCGGATGCGGGAGAATGTCGATCTCGGCGTCTCACAG GAGGCGACCTATCGCGCATTGACCCCCGCGGCGGCAAACGACGAGGCCACCTCCTTCGGTTCCGCCTCCCGGTCCTCCAATGACCGCAAGAGACCTGCCCTTCTCCGCCCCAGCACCGCCGAGCCATCGGTCTCATGA
- the LOC135608101 gene encoding G-type lectin S-receptor-like serine/threonine-protein kinase At1g11330 — protein sequence MSLCTYLLIKFLKKRIARRRAEEASIDGVPTPLDLPSPSVSLENEIVSGEGLVSALYDLNTILAATGIFSNENKLGEGGYGPVYKGKLHDGQEIAVKRLSKKSGQGSREFKNEVELISKLQHRNLVRLLGCCVHGDEKLLIYEFMPNKSLDAFLFDASKSRLLDWTKRFNIIEGIARGLLYLHRDCRLKIMHRDLKASNVLLDQNFNPKISDFGMARILHDDQILARTDRVVGTIGYMSPEYAMEGQISEKSDVFSFGVLLLEVVSGKRNNYFLDEDLALNLLGYAWTLWKENRVVELIDPSLGDSWSQEEVMRCIKLGLLCVQELPVDRPTMSVVVAVLNGDINLPEPKQVAFFAGRSPTTSISSMDDSKRISSQGDLPVVSCSCDAGKMQLLSA from the exons ATGTCCCTCTGCACATACTTGTTGATCAAGTTCTTGAAGAAACGAATAG CAAGAAGAAGAGCTGAAGAAGCAAGCATCGATGGTGTGCCAACACCACTAGATCTTCCTTCACCTTCGGTTTCGCTTGAGAACGAGATAGTGTCTGGAGAAGGACTAGTCTCCGCTTTATATGATCTGAACACAATTTTGGCAGCGACAGGGATCTTCAGCAATGAAAACAAACTCGGAGAAGGAGGGTACGGTCCAGTCTACAAG GGGAAGCTCCACGATGGCCAAGAGATAGCAGTGAAGAGGCTGTCCAAGAAGTCTGGGCAGGGCTCGAGGGAGTTCAAGAATGAGGTGGAGCTGATATCAAAACTCCAACACAGGAACTTGGTTAGGCTTTTGGGATGCTGCGTTCATGGAGATGAAAAGCTTCTCATCTACGAGTTCATGCCCAACAAAAGCTTGGATGCCTTCCTCTTCG ATGCATCCAAGAGCAGGCTTTTAGACTGGACCAAGCGTTTCAATATCATCGAAGGGATTGCCCGAGGATTGCTCTACCTGCACCGAGATTGTAGATTGAAGATTATGCATCGAGACCTGAAAGCAAGCAACGTTCTGCTGGACCAGAATTTTAACCCCAAGATATCAGATTTCGGCATGGCACGCATACTCCATGATGACCAGATTCTAGCAAGAACTGATAGAGTAGTTGGAACAAT TGGCTACATGTCCCCGGAGTACGCAATGGAAGGGCAAATTTCCGAGAAATCTGATGTTTTCAGTTTTGGTGTCCTGCTTTTGGAGGTGGTCAGTGGCAAGAGGAACAACTACTTCCTTGATGAAGATCTAGCTCTGAACCTTCTAGGATAT GCTTGGACATTATGGAAGGAGAACAGAGTGGTGGAGTTGATAGATCCATCATTAGGAGACTCATGGAGCCAAGAGGAAGTGATGAGATGCATCAAACTGGGACTTCTATGTGTGCAAGAACTACCAGTAGATAGGCCAACCATGTCAGTCGTTGTCGCAGTGCTCAATGGTGACATTAATCTTCCCGAGCCGAAGCAGGTTGCATTCTTTGCAGGGAGAAGCCCCACGACATCCATTTCATCCATGGATGACAGCAAGCGGATATCCTCTCAGGGTGATCTTCCAGTTGTGAGCTGTTCTTGTGATGCTGGGAAGATGCAGCTGCTCAGTGCTTGA